ATGATCTCCGTCTCGGGGCCGATCACCAGGTCCGGGTGGACGCCGTCCATCGTGTCCGGGTTGCCGGCCTTTCCGATGGCGCTGATCCGGCCGTCGCGGATACCGACGTCCGCCTTGATGATGCCCCAGTGGTCGATGATGACGACGCCGGTGATGACGGTGTCGGGGGTGCCTTCCGCACGCGTGGCACGCGACTGGCCCATGGATTCACGGATGACCTTGCCACCGCCGAACACGGCCTCGTCACCGGCCAGTCCGGGCCCGCCGGAACGATCCTCCTCGATCTCGACGAGAAGGTCGGTGTCGGCGAGCCGGATACGGTCGCCGATGGTCGGGCCGAACAGGTCGGCATACGCGGCACGCGAGATCTCAGGCATCGAGAGCACCTCCGGTCTCCCCGCGCAGACCGGGCACGACGCGGGCACCGGCGAGCGGGACGAGTTCGACGTCGACGGGGATTCCGGGCTCGAAGCGCACGGCGGTGCCGGCGGCGATGTTCAGCCGCTTGCCGCGTGCGGCGGCACGGTCGAAGTCCAGACCGGGGTTGGCCTCGGCGAAGTGGTAGTGGGAGCCGACCTGGACGGGCCGGTCGGCGGCGTTGAGGACGGTCAGCCGGGTGACCTCGCGACCGTCGTTGTAGACGATCGGGTCGTCGGCGAACAGGAACTCTCCGGGAATCATGCCGGCCACTCCTCGTCAGACGATCGGGTCGTGGACGGTGACGAGCTTGGTGCCGTCCGGGAAGGTCGCCTCGACCTGGACGTCGTGGATCATCTCGGGGATGCCCTCCATGACGTCGTCCCGGGTGAGCAGCTTGCGCCCGGAGGCCATGAGCTCGGCGACCGTACGGCCGTCACGCGCGCCCTCCAGGATGTGCGACGTGATGAGCGCGACCGCCTCGGGGTGGTTCAGCTTGAGGCCGCGGGCCCGGCGCTTCTCGGCCACGTCGGCCGCCACGTGGATCAGCAGCCTCTCTTGCTCGTGCGGGGTCAGTTGCACGTCCCACCTCACAGTCCTCGCTCCGGACCGTGCGGGGCCCGGTTGCCGCAGCCACCGGGCAAAGTACCTGGTGGCGTGGATCGGCAGGCTAGTTGGAGCGAGTTTCGAGCAAGTTAACCGAGCTGTGATCCGTCAGGCGCGCGGGCGCGGGTCACGCACAAGTCCGGCGAGCGGCGCTGGGAGCTTGATGGGGGGCGAGCTGACCACGCCGGGCAAGCGCCCATGGGTCATGCGTGACTTTGGTGATGCTGCCCAGCCAGCGGGAGGACGACTCCCCGGTCAGGGCGCGTGCGCTGAGCCCAATGGCCGCTGTCATGGTCCAGCCCCGCCGCGCCGTGGGCCTTCAGGTCACGGGAGGCCGGCGAGCCGAGCAGCTCACCCATGCCGCCGTGGCCTGGTACGCGGGCCGCTCACCCAACGGCACACCCAACGGCCAACGCCCTCGGGACACACGCCCGGAGTCACTCACCCAACCACCGCGCCCGGCGCGATATCCGAGCCGCTCGCCCGACCGCCCAGTCCTCAGGACGCGCTGGGCCCCCGATGCTCCGCGGCGATGCCGAAGCGGCGTCGCTCACGCGGGGCCGAGGAGACCTCACGGACGCTGGAGACCGAGCTGATCACCTGCTCCTCCGCGGCGTCCAGTTCGGCGAGCCGTTCGAGGTCGGCGGCGGAGACCAGGGCGACGAGAGGCTTCCCGTGCCGCGTCACGACGACGCGCTCGCCGCCGTACACCACGCGGTTGATCAGATCGGCGAGCTCAGCCCTGGCTTGCGTCACCGGAATCTCGTAGGCCATGTGGTCCAGCTTAGACCGAGGCCCTGAGAGGCCTCTTCGAGCGGAAGATCCCATTCTGCCCCGCAGACATTTCCTCGCACATACGATCGACTCTCGGCCTTCTAGTTGGAGGCGCGCATGACAACCGAGGAGGGGACGTGTCCAGCATGTCGAGGCGGTCACTACTGGGGTACTCGGGGACGGCGGCGGCCGGGGCGGTGCTCGGCACGGCAGGGTCGGCACAGGCCGGCGAAGTGGAGGCGGCCGGCGCACCGACGGTCGAGTTCCCGTTGGGCACGCAGTTCAGCGGATCCTCCCGGATAGGCGACGCCGATTCCGGTGGCTACATGGCGATCACCTTCACCTTCGAGCCCGACGGGACCATCCCCGCGGAGAACGCCATCACCGCGACGGAGGTCGCGAACGCCCTCTCCGAATTCGCCGTCTCGCGCGGCTGGCCCCCGATCACGTTCAGCGGCAGACCCGCTCCCGTCGCGATCAACTGAGCACCGCACGACGGCGCCCCGGACCGACCTTCGGTCCGGGGCGCCGCCCTTTTCGCTCTCAGCATGCTTCGCACCCAACGGAACGTACGTCCTGTACATTTTTTACAGGAGCGATCCCGAGGAGGCGCCTGCCATGAACCGACCGTCCGCCCGCCATGTCCTGCCCGAGTTCACCGAACGCACGGGCTACGGACACCGGACCCTTGATCCGTACGCGAAGCTGCTGGACGAGCGGATCGTTTTCCTGGGGACGCCGATCGACGACACGGCGGCGAACGATGTGATGGCGCAGTTCATGCATCTCGAGTACCTGGACCCGGACCGGGACATCTCGCTGTACATCAACTCCCCCGGCGGCTCGTTCAGCGCGATGACCGCGGTCTACGACACGATGCAGTACGTCGGCTGCGACGTGGAGACGATCTG
The Streptomyces sp. CGMCC 4.7035 DNA segment above includes these coding regions:
- a CDS encoding urease subunit beta; this encodes MIPGEFLFADDPIVYNDGREVTRLTVLNAADRPVQVGSHYHFAEANPGLDFDRAAARGKRLNIAAGTAVRFEPGIPVDVELVPLAGARVVPGLRGETGGALDA
- a CDS encoding urease subunit gamma — translated: MQLTPHEQERLLIHVAADVAEKRRARGLKLNHPEAVALITSHILEGARDGRTVAELMASGRKLLTRDDVMEGIPEMIHDVQVEATFPDGTKLVTVHDPIV
- a CDS encoding type II toxin-antitoxin system Phd/YefM family antitoxin yields the protein MAYEIPVTQARAELADLINRVVYGGERVVVTRHGKPLVALVSAADLERLAELDAAEEQVISSVSSVREVSSAPRERRRFGIAAEHRGPSAS